In Drosophila miranda strain MSH22 chromosome XR, D.miranda_PacBio2.1, whole genome shotgun sequence, the genomic window aaaacgaaaaaacgaaaaaacgaAATAACGAAATAACGAAATAACGAAAAAtcgaaaaaaccaaaaataatGTACCGACTTGTGTTGATTCCAGTTTACGGAGAGAACCACGGGTCCGACGATTGCAGCTGGGCTCCGCCCATCATTGGCCATCTCTACTACTTTGTCAAGGGTAAATATACAGGGGATCCGCGGAGATCCTTCCTCATTGCCAGCGCCAGTCAGCGCCAAAGCAATGGGTGGGGGAGGCCCACCCCGCCCCCCCCAATCACCCCATTAAATGGCTGCGGCTTCCTCTTTCTTTGTTGCGCGTTGACAAGTCGCGAATGCGAATGTTGTCCGATGTCCGCTGAGTGGCGAGTGCATTATATAGGAATACACGTATATATATTCGATATATTCGATATACGTCTATGTCTTCTGGGGCGGCAGAGTGAGGCactgggaatgggaatgcgaatgggaatgggaatgtgGCTCTCAGTTGCTTTGAGACTACTATCAGGTGCGGAAATTGCCTGAAAAATCAGGAGAGTTTCCACAAAGGCAGAAACAAATCGAAAATTATTCAAAATCATAGATCGGGAAGTAAATTCGAAAAGACAAAATGATATCCTTTCTGCTTAGAATGTTATTGCGGAGAGGTAGGATCAGGATCGTGTCTAGGGTTTCCGGCATTCGATGGCAGTCCCGAAACTGACTTCTTGGTGTGTCCTTTGCCATTTCAGATTGCGATTGCGGCTGCGTGGACTCGTACAACATCAGCCACGGCCCGACAgcagtgcagcagcagcagcagcagcagcagcagcagcagcagcagcagcagcagcaggtgcGACACCACAGCAACAGCCTCAAGACGGCGCACACAAAGGTTGCCACATCGGGGGGCCATGCCAATACGCAGCCCCCCAGCAAGAGGTCGAGCAGCGGTGCCGACGGCGACTATCAGTTGGTGCAGCACGAGGTCCTGTACTCGCTTTCGGCGGAATATGAGGTAGGTCTCCTGGAAGATCCTCGAGGGGAGAGAGAGCGTGCCCTAAACACTTATCGTTCGTTGCAGGTCCTCGAGTTCTTGGGACGTGGCACCTTCGGTCAGGTGGTCAAATGCTGGAAGCGTGGCACCTCCGAGATCGTCGCAATCAAGATCCTGAAGAACCATCCGTCGTACGCGCGCCAGGGACAGATCGAGGTCTCCATTCTGTCGCGTCTGAGCCAGGAGAATGCCGACGAGTTCAACTTTGTGCGTGCCTTCGAGTGCTTCCAGCACAAGAACCACACGTGTCTGGTGTTCGAGATGCTCGAGCAGAACCTGTACGACTTCCTCAAGCAGAACAAGTTCTCGCCGCTGCCTTTGAAGTACATAAGACCCATTTTGGAGCAGGTAAGGCAAACGAACAAACGAAACACGGCTTCAATCAATCGGAAATCAGTCATTGACCATGCGCTCTCCCTTGCCCCCGTTCGCAGGTACTGACGGCCCTGTTGAAGCTCAAGCAATTGGGTCTGATTCATGCCGATCTGAAGCCCGAGAACATAATGCTCGTCGATCCCGTGCGGCAGCCGTACCGCGTGAAGGTGATCGACTTCGGCAGCGCCTCGCATGTGAGCAAAACTGTGTGCAACACGTATCTGCAGTCGCGCTACTATCGCGCCCCGGAGATCATCCTGGGGCTGCCCTTCTGCGAGGCCATCGACATGTGGTCGCTGGGCTGTGTGGTGGCCGAGCTCTTCCTGGGCTGGCCCCTGTACCCCGGCAGCTCGGAGTTCGACCAGATCAGGTACATCTCGCAGACGCAGGGGCTGCCCACGGAGCACATGCTGAACAGCGCCTCGAAGACCTCGAAGTTCTTCTACCGCGACGTGGACTCGACGTACCCGTTCTGGCGCCTCAAGACCACCGAGGAGCACGAGGCGGAGACCAACACGAAGAGCAAGGAGGCGAGGAAGTACATCTTCAACTGCCTGGACGACATCGGGCAGGTGAATGTGCCCACGGACCTGGAGGGCGGGCAGCTGCTGGCCGAGAAGACCGATCGGCGGGAGTTCATAGATCTCCTCAAGCGCATGCTGACGATCGACCAGGAGCGACGTCTCACCCCCGCAGAGGCGCTCAACCACTCGTTCACGCGCCTCACGCACCTCGTGGACTATGTGTATTGCAACAACGTGAAGGCCTCTGTCCAGATGATGGAAGTGTGTCGTCGCGGCGATTTCCACACGTAAGAGAATGCCTCTGAAGACCTctatctccatctctctctgaTTGATTGATTCCCTGTCTCTTTTCCCCTGCTCTTGTCCAGCGTCCAACCTGCTTCTACGTTGGTCACCAATTTCGTGcccagcagcaccgataacaTGACATTTACGATCAACAACCAGCTGACCAGCCAAGTGCAGCGCCTCGTGCGGGACGGCCGCCCCCTGGCCTACGAGGGTCTCTACCAGATCTACAATGGCCGCAGTGTGGCGCGCCAGTATCCGCAGGCGCGCACCGACAGCTTCCAGCATCAGCTGGTGTCGAACATCCTCTGTCCGCCGTCGTACCAGGCGATGGCCAGTCCCACGAAGCACGTGGTGGTGGGCAGTGCCACCATGCAGCCGCCGCTGCAGGTGCCGCCGCAGCAGTACGTGAACGTGCCGGTGCCAGTGTCGATGGTGGAGCCCACCTCGGGCCAGAGGATGCTGCTGACGAACCGCGTGCAGGCGAGTGGTGTGGCCTGGCCCCAGACCGGGCGACAGATGGCCCTGGTGCCCTCGTGGCCGCAGCAGGCGCCAGCGCACTCGCTGATTGTCGACTCGACGCCGCTCTTCAACGTGGAGGAGATCTATCCCAAGCATCATCTCAATTTGCCACGCAACGATCTCAAAAAGGAATCGCCGGCTCATCATTTAGCGTGAGTATTCCACGCCAGATCTCCGCCAGATCTCCGCCAGATATTGTGCCCCTAAGCATCTTCTTCTGTTTCCTCTGCAGCAAGGGCAACTCTTATCGCGTGCCGCGTCATGAGAAGAAGGAGCACCAGCAGCTGTCGCCAGTGAAGAAGCGCGTGAAGGAGAGCTCGCCGCCGCACCAGCAGCGCTACCAGCGAACGGCCCACGTGTCGCCGCAGTACCACACGCATCACAACTGCAATTACGGCGGCAACTACGGCAGTGGCGGCAGCGGCGCGGGCGGCTCGGTGCTGGCCTCATCCGGTGGGGGAGCCTCGGCGAGCAGTGAGTGCAGAGCCCCTAAGCGACCAAAAGGCAATGGAATAACATCGTGTGACTCCTCCGTTCCTCTCTTGCAGATATTCCCAGCAGCTCGGGGGGATCGCACCACCATCATGGCGCCCCAGTGgcgcatgtgcagcagccgtATAGCGCCTCGTCGGGCGGCCATCATATTGTGAGCAATTGTCAGGCGAATGGAGGCTACCAGCAGCCGCCGTCGCACGCCCCAcatccgcagcagcagcagcaccagccgcagcagcagcaacagcatccgcatccacatccgcatccgcatccacagcagcagcagcagtcgcatGTGAAGCAACAGCCGACGATCACCATCCATGATACGCCCTCACCGACGGCAGTGATCACCATTTCGGACAGCGAGGACGAGGGCGGGGACAATggggcaacaacagcagcgccaGTGAAGCAGCGGGCGCATGCCCAGTCCCAGACGAGCAGCATTctgatgcagcagcagcagcagcagcaatcctCTGTGCCACTGCATTGCCAGAGGAGCAGCAACCAGAGCAAcgtgcaacagcagcagcaacagcagcagcagcagcagcagcaatcgaTCAATTATGGTAATGCCCAGAACAACAACCAACAAAACCACCATAGCCACCACAGCCACCAAAAccaccacagccacagccacagcgcAAATAacatcagctccagctccggcCACATGCCACCAGGCTCCACTGCAACAAGCTCCTCCGCCTCCTCGTCGAACAGATTGGGGagcggcagcagtggcagcggtgggagtgccagtggcagtggcagtggcagcggcagcggcagtaaGGGTAGTAATAGCAGTAATAGCAGTAGCCACCACAGTAGCAACAGTAGCAATCCTCATCATAacagccaccaccaccaccaccatcataaTAATCAGCCGCATTCGAATGGaagtggaaatggaaatggaaatgcgGGATTCGGGAttggtgcagcagcagccgcagcagcagcagcaacagccacagcgaCAGCCCTTGATATGGCCACAGCCGCCTCATgcttgcaacagcaacagcaacagccactgCCTGTGCTTCACGTTCTGcctcagccccagccccagcctcagacacagccacagccacagccttTGACTCTGCCACAAGCTCCTTTGActctgccgcagccgcagcctcagcatctgcagcagcagcatctgcagcaacaacaacagcatcagccgcagcagcagcagcaacagcagccgccgccgccgccgccgccgcattCACACTATCAATCATCGACATCATCCTCCTCCAATTCTGCTTCCACTTCCAATCATCAGCCATCgctacagcagcaacagccacagccacagcatcTGCACCACCAtcaccaccatcatcatcatagcCATCATAGTCAATCCCAGccgcagtcccagtcccagtcccagtcccaatcccaatcctcTGCTGCTTCCTCCCACTCCttttctgcctctgcctctgctctcCTTGCCCCTGTCCCACTACCCGTGcccctacccctacccctacccctaTCCGTCTCTACGTCTCAGCCTCAGCATCTCAGTCGCAGCCATAAGTCATCGCACGTCCAGCTAGTAATTCCATGCGTAACCGTAGGTGAACACGATCCGGAGGACGCACGTCGACGCCATCACGCAGCAGCCGCGGCAGCCATTGCCGCAGGGAGCCCCAAGCAtcaccatcagcagcagcagcagcagcagcaacagcaacagcagcagcaacaacaacaccagccgccgccacagcagcagcagccacactaccagccgcagccacagcagcagcaacagcagcaacagcagcagcagcagcagcaagtgcaacagcagccgcagccgaaCATCAAGTACGAGCCAGGGCAATCGCAAAAGAAACGCATCCTAGCGATGGCCCAAAGCGAGTGCAACtaccagccgcagcagcagctgcaagtgcagcagccgcagccatCCGCCACTCTGCCGCACATTCCGCCAAAGCAGGAACCGGCTGAGTTCTATCCGGAATACgtcccacagcagcagcagcaacagcagcagttgGACACGAAGCGCTCATCGTGGGCGCCCACATCCTCCTCTGCTGCACCGCCGCTGGCGCATCCGAAGCGAGAGGCGCCCTCGGCTGCGCCCATTAGCTATGTGGCACCCGCTGTGGCGCCGCCCCTGGCCCACTCGAAGAGCAGTTCGTCGTCGTCTTCATCGTCGATTAGCGCTGCAACTGCAGCGgccgcagctgcagctgccgcGGCGGCAGCCGCTGTAGGACCGCCCTCCTGGGGGGCACCTCAGGTCTACCGCCAGCCATCGCAGCCGCCGCCAGGCAGTGTGGCCTCCCAGCCGCCGGCTGCGCCGCATCACCAccacagcagccacagccatcatcatcatcaggcTGGGACACCGCTGGGCGGCTCGCCCTCGTCCACGGCAGCGGCGGCCATGCTGCAGACGGACATCTATGCGCAGGGCGACATCTATCGCCGTCCCACGGTGTTTGTGTCGCAGGCGGCGCCCAGCTACGCGTACGCCAACAGAGCAGTGGTGGCCCCACCACCGGcgcacaacagcagcagccgtcAGGTGAGTGACAGAGGCTTTTGCTGCTGGGGGCGAAATAGATGCCGAGGGATGCTAATGGGGGACTTCCCTGCTACTTTTAGGTGATACCGTCGCATCCGTTGCCGGCCCACATCCAGATACCCACGCAGTACAGCCAATTCGGACCACTCAGTCCTGCCCAGGTAGCTGCCGCCGGCAAGCATGCGGCGCACTTTGCGCCCACCAACATATGGTATGGGGCTGAGTAGGGAGCCACGAAAGTGGGTGACATGAACGAACAGAGGGTTAGGCGAGACGAGACGACACGAGaacgagagagaaagagggagaTGTGACACCACCAGCACACAGCGACACACCACCATCACGATCTGAGCTCAAGAAAACTCATTTGAATGATTCAGCGCTCGAGTGAGTCGAAAATGCCGGCACAATTAAAAGgccaattaaaaaaaaaccattgAGATTGTCGGAGCACCATGGAGGGGAACGTTCTTTACTCAATTTTCGTATCCTTATTCATTCGCAGATCGTTTGTGGCCTCGGTTGAGGAAGGAGTGGATGACCCAAGCCAAgagctacagcaacagcaacaccaacaggagcagcagcagcagctacagttGACACAGTGCTGGTGGTTTATGCTACTGATGCAGCAGACGATAATACAACACAACAGCAGTATGCTGCAGGCGGGTAGCGAGGAGTCCATCACATCAGGAGaggcatcagcagcagcctcagtcACATCTTCAGttgctgccacagccacatcaTCAGAAGCGTCTTTTTCTgaagcaataacaacaacagcagcagcagcagcaacagcatcaaCATCTTCAGCGGCATTCAACATATTTTGCAGAACATCACGCCGCAAGCATTGAGAGCATCGTCTCGTCGCCAGCTCATTCGTTTTCTTTGGATATGAAAGAGATATTTGTTACAATTGGAGGAGGATTTGGATTTGGAATACAGCAAACTCCACATCGTTGGACTAGCCTTTACGATTATTCAGTTTTATTATGTTCTATAATATTATAATTGTAAATGTAAAGCGAAGAAGCAGTCTTAAACGCTTGCAAGTGTAAGACGTGCGTAGAGCCCATAGCTTCActttcttctctctctctctctatatatatatagtatatatatggGTATATATGCggacatatatatatgtatatgtgtgtgtgtgtagtttTTATCTGTATACGCAGATTGTTGTTTTTTCCTCTTCTACAAAACGAAAGCGTTTCATTCTCTATGTGTGTTGtgtattgtattttattgataCATCAAAATATTCTCTACATATATTATAcattatatacatatgcatatgtaaTATTATAATTATGAATACTACAAtatcaaacaacaacaacaacaaacaaacaatttAATGGCACGCCAGCGACACTAACAAACAAAAAGCTTAGTAATTCCTTAGACTCTTAGAAAGTACCTCAAAAACGAAATGCAAACACGAGACGAGAGCAAAAATaataagcaacagcagcagtagcagtagcagcCACTAATGCAACAgtaacaccaacaccaacaccaacaacaacaacaaaaagcaacaaacaaacaatatAAATTTAATGCAATTTGCCTTTTACACAAACAAGCAACAAGAacgaaaaaaacaaacaaaaacaagaagaAAATAATTCAAAAAAATTGTAGACTAACAAGTAAAAAAAATACCGCAAAAACCTTACTAGCAAACAACAAAGCAAAGCAAGAATAACTAAATAGACCCTAGGATCGAAGATAAACCTAGCTGATAGAATATAGAAGGAAGTATAGGAgtaggagcaggagcaggagcaggagtaAGGATGGCAATGAATGcgacatttttttttatacacACTCGTGAAACACACTCATAGAAATAACCGCAACAAATAtgcaaaaatacaaaatacgaTTAACAAATAACGATTCTAAATTAAGTTAAACCCACAAATAATTATAGGAACAATTGtatatatcgatatataaATACGAGAAGAGTATCTGTAACACTAGAGCGCGAAAGATCACTTTCATGGATTGATGCTTTTTGTTGTACATTTTAAGAACTGAGCATCCGACGCATCAGAGCGCTTTTAGCAGGTCTTTGGATTGAATGTCGGAAACCCTTATTAGTTTTTAAGCCccagttttattttttttatatatattgttGAAAAGCAGAGAAGAAAACATCTGGCTAGCAGGCATAAAGTAATGCATATTCTTGATTAGATTAGCAGCATTTGTATACGTGttgcgcgtcatgcggcagcgccacTCGATTGGTCTGGCCTTTCTGTCTTAAAGACCCGCACGTAACATTCAGAACTATCGATCTAATGCTTCGGCAACCGAAGAAGAGTTTCGTTCTTCTTTGAACTATGTTTTTTTTAGCACTCACCCCCAGCCCCAAAACCCCCACCCCTACCCCCACCCTACAAGCAAAGACCTTTGAAATTATGTAGTGGAAGAACTTATGGGAAAAGTTTTACTAAAGtacaaaaaccaaacaaacaacaaaaaacaacaaataacaaataaaaaacaacaaGCAATCTAGCAATAATCGATTAACCTTTTTAGGCTCTTTTTAATTTGTTCTTGAAAAATGAATGTTTCTTTCGTAAACTTAAAACCTGAATCCCAAATAATAATTGGGTTTTGTTGCCGAAAAATGGCAGAGGATCAACCGTATGTTTGGGTAGAACTTTGTGTAAATATAGCACGCAATTTTGATATGTACAAAACCGGCTTACTTTACATCCATACATGCATATACCCACTAAAACCTATACACTATATAGAtatggatatatgtatatgataTATAAACTATTGTACACCTAAAAATCTTGTTAAATAGGTTTCCTAAAGTATTTTGTAGTTAGACCTAAACTTAAACGTGTCGTTGCGTGTgcaaatttatatatatattttttttcgttCCCTTAGCGAGGGTGGCACTTCCTATATAAGATACATACAGAAGATACAGTTACAAAAGATACAGTTAACCGCAGCCCGCAACCCGCAAGTCCCCATAAAACCACCCTTCGTCCCTTCTAGTTCAGCACCATTTTCGGGATTAGAGGGATAGAGAGGTAAAACTCCGATTGAAAGGATCTAGCATATAATTATTGTGATGTAGTTTTTAACAAAAAGCAAAGAAATTGATAAAGATAAAAATAACGATAAAGATATATGTAGGAGGAGGAGTTATAGTAGGAGGGAGATGGAGGAAAGGAGGAAAGGAGCGTTTTGCcagtcgtcgtcatcgtctaGAAATTAAACTACAAATTATGAATACAACAAACGTAAAAATATCTATCTAGCGATATGCATCAATATATGTTAACTAATTAGTGTGCAGGATTCAATAGCGTTAAcagaacaacaaaacaaagtaaaagcaaaagcaaaaacaaaaacaaaccaaTCGTTTTTTAAACCAACTTTTTAAcaagacaaaaaaacacagagATAACTTTTTGTAGTTTATAATTAAACGAAAGAAGGAACATTTACGAGTAATTAGCATTGTGTAGCGGCGATAATTAAGAAAACGTTAGTGTTGTGAATATATACGAGTACATACAAATACATAAGTACATACTATAGATCTAGATGTGGTATATACaatgcatatatatattttgtgtaTAAAAACAATAAACGATAAACAATAAACGGCAAACAAGCAGCTAACAATTGTCATAAACAATAAAACGAGAAGAAAACCAACACAAAAACCAAACaattaaaaactaaaaatacTTGAATTGTAAAACCGAAAAACGAATGATCAGAAGCGAAGCAGCATCCATAGATATACGGATATACGGATACGGGATAGGatgagtttttttttatagaaATTTTATGGACCATTCAaactataaatataaatacctATATATTAAAGGAATAGAAGTAACAATAAACGTAAACGTAAACGTAAACATAAACACTTGTGCTGTATCCCCCGTTCGCAGAGAGAGCGAAAAGTTTTGTCGATTCTGTGTTTTTTCGTCCTGCACTTTTTTCCTGTCGGTGTGTGTTTGAAACGTTCGTATATTGTTCATATTATATGTGTATATCTTACAGTTAAATaatgtatctgcatctgtaaCGGAACAACTTTTCACTTTCTACTCAATGTTTTaggagcagcaacaaaaaaatgaaaaacgaattaaaataaaacaaaacaaaagaaaacaaaagaaaaaacaaatcaAGAACGCTTTAAATGTAACAAAAACGAAACGTTAATAGACTtacaaacaacaaaacaaattaaatttataACAAAATTACATTTAAAATTAacgaaaaaaaattaaatttacatttaaacaacaacaaacaaaaaaaaaaacaaaaacaaattcaatttaaatttaaCAAAAAACTCACACTCGTACACGAGACAGCTGCAGACTTTTGTGGCCCACTGTGAGAGCAATTTGACGTGTAAAAGAGCAAACGATATAGGAATATAGGAAGAGAAGGATACCCACATCCACAAAACACTCTAAACACACTAAATATACGTATATTATATAGAAATGCGAAATGCGAAAATGTTTTAACGTGTAGCCTTAATATTTGTACTCGTCGTCCTTTCGATTTCCAGCGacagaaaaaacaaacagCATGAAGAGATAGCAGTAGAAAATGATGTGTAACTATAACGATACGAATACGATTACGATTACGATATGATATGAatatgatatatatatatatacatatatatatatatatatatatatatatatacatatatatatgtatatatatatatgtatacatatataaagcTAAAGCTAATGCTTAACGGTGTTTACTACAATATTTCTTATGTACTTGTGTTTGTAATCATAATCTGGATTGATAGGATGAGTCGCCTTTATCTGACTATTTTAACATTTTACACTTACACTTACAATTTAATTTTACTTTTACCTTTACCTTTACTTTTACTTTTATCCTTAACTTGTACTTTGTTTGTGTGTCGTTTCTTTTGCCTGATGTTTTTTGTGGTCCACAATGGCCCAtgcgtacatatgtatgtatagtgCATAATGGAACATAAACCatatgaatatatatataaatatttacttACTATTACCagaattatatatatacctatGTCCTACcacaaaatacatatataaaccGATATTCGATAACGCAATTATGGAATCcctgtttttggttttattttttattttctcgAATTATTCTCTTATCCTTTTTTGCATGCTTTCTTTTGAAGAACACCAGAAGataataatgatgatgatgataatgattgAATGATGAACCACAAATACAACATATATCCCACCAAATTACAAATGGAGTAAATCTTAATgtttagcaaaaaaaaaaa contains:
- the LOC108152367 gene encoding LOW QUALITY PROTEIN: homeodomain-interacting protein kinase 2 (The sequence of the model RefSeq protein was modified relative to this genomic sequence to represent the inferred CDS: inserted 3 bases in 2 codons), yielding MRASHQLRASDFVDYAAVVGVGVRGGVGLGLGLELGEGSYYSSDLTAFVVEQEQRQQQREAEAAAEAAAAAAAAAAEAAATIKRKRQTDCDCGCVDSYNISHGPTAVQXAAAAAAAAAAAAAAAGATPQXNSLKTAHTKVATSGGHANTQPPSKRSSSGADGDYQLVQHEVLYSLSAEYEVLEFLGRGTFGQVVKCWKRGTSEIVAIKILKNHPSYARQGQIEVSILSRLSQENADEFNFVRAFECFQHKNHTCLVFEMLEQNLYDFLKQNKFSPLPLKYIRPILEQVLTALLKLKQLGLIHADLKPENIMLVDPVRQPYRVKVIDFGSASHVSKTVCNTYLQSRYYRAPEIILGLPFCEAIDMWSLGCVVAELFLGWPLYPGSSEFDQIRYISQTQGLPTEHMLNSASKTSKFFYRDVDSTYPFWRLKTTEEHEAETNTKSKEARKYIFNCLDDIGQVNVPTDLEGGQLLAEKTDRREFIDLLKRMLTIDQERRLTPAEALNHSFTRLTHLVDYVYCNNVKASVQMMEVCRRGDFHTVQPASTLVTNFVPSSTDNMTFTINNQLTSQVQRLVRDGRPLAYEGLYQIYNGRSVARQYPQARTDSFQHQLVSNILCPPSYQAMASPTKHVVVGSATMQPPLQVPPQQYVNVPVPVSMVEPTSGQRMLLTNRVQASGVAWPQTGRQMALVPSWPQQAPAHSLIVDSTPLFNVEEIYPKHHLNLPRNDLKKESPAHHLAKGNSYRVPRHEKKEHQQLSPVKKRVKESSPPHQQRYQRTAHVSPQYHTHHNCNYGGNYGSGGSGAGGSVLASSGGGASASNIPSSSGGSHHHHGAPVAHVQQPYSASSGGHHIVSNCQANGGYQQPPSHAPHPQQQQHQPQQQQQHPHPHPHPHPQQQQQSHVKQQPTITIHDTPSPTAVITISDSEDEGGDNGATTAAPVKQRAHAQSQTSSILMQQQQQQQSSVPLHCQRSSNQSNVQQQQQQQQQQQQQSINYGEHDPEDARRRHHAAAAAAIAAGSPKHHHQQQQQQQQQQQQQQQQHQPPPQQQQPHYQPQPQQQQQQQQQQQQQQVQQQPQPNIKYEPGQSQKKRILAMAQSECNYQPQQQLQVQQPQPSATLPHIPPKQEPAEFYPEYVPQQQQQQQQLDTKRSSWAPTSSSAAPPLAHPKREAPSAAPISYVAPAVAPPLAHSKSSSSSSSSSISAATAAAAAAAAAAAAAVGPPSWGAPQVYRQPSQPPPGSVASQPPAAPHHHHSSHSHHHHQAGTPLGGSPSSTAAAAMLQTDIYAQGDIYRRPTVFVSQAAPSYAYANRAVVAPPPAHNSSSRQVIPSHPLPAHIQIPTQYSQFGPLSPAQVAAAGKHAAHFAPTNIWYGAE